Within Desulfurobacterium thermolithotrophum DSM 11699, the genomic segment TATTGTTAGAACAGATTTACAGTCTTTACTCATGAAAAGACAAGAAAACTCAAACATACAGGAGTTGAAAACCTTTCTGGATTCTATTGATTCGGCTATCAAGCTAGCTAAAGAATTGAATGCAAGAGCGGTAAAAAGTGAACTTATTACTCTTGCTAACTCTCTTAAAAATCCAGATAAAGAGGAACTTTTAAAAGATCTTGATAAGCAGGCTCTTACTTCGAAAGAGTTGGTAATCATGCTTTCTGAAATCAGGAAGAAAATAGAAGGAGCTAAGAAATGAAAATTCTTTATGCCGATGATAAAAAAACTTGGCATATCCTTTTAGAAAAGGTTTTAAAAGAAAGAGGGATAACAGTTATTCATGCTTATACGTTAAAAGAAGTTCTTAATAAGATTTCTCAAGAAAAACCCGATGTAATTATCTTAGATATGACTCTTCAAAATGGTACTGCTTTAGATGTTTTATCTGATGCGGTAAAGTTTGGATTTCCTGTTTTAGTAATAGGTTACGAACAAGATGGGCTTAATGAAGAAAAACTAAAAAGTTCTGGAGCTACGGAAGTCTTAAAGAAACCTTTTACTGTAGAGGAACTATTGTCTGTTCTAAGTGAAATTAAGAAAAAACTTCCTGAATTTAGAAAAGAAGAAGAATTGGAAATTGTTCTTCCTGGAGAAATTATTAAAGCAAGCAAATTACCTTTAATTGAAAAAGAAAAAGAAGAAGAAGAAGAAGAAGAAGAAGAAGAAATTCAGATAATTCCTACTGACGAAATGGAAGTTGTACCATCAGTATCTGAGGAAATAATAGAATTAGAAAATGAAGAAGACAAAATATCTAAACATACCCAAACTGAAATTTCTAAGGAAGAACCTTTAAAAGAAGATGTATCTGCGTCTAAATCTCCTAATATGGATATAGATTCAGAAAGGTTAAAAGAAATTCTTAGACCTGAAATAGAAAAAGCCATCCGCGAAATTATATGGGAAGTTGTTCCGGAGTTAGCAGAAAAAATAATAAGAGAAGAAATAGAAAAACTTGTAAGGAGTAGATTGGTTTAAATGTTTAGAATTGGAATAGGATACGATGTTCATAGACTTGAAGAGGGTTATCCTTTAATAATTGGTGGTGTCAAAATTCCTTTTGAAAAAGGATTGAAGGGGCATTCAGATGCAGATGTTCTTGTTCATGCAATATGTGATGCAATTTTAGGAGCAGTGGCTCTTGGTGACATAGGAGAGCACTTTCCTGATAGTGACGAAAAGTATAAAGGTATTTCTAGTTTAATTCTTTTAAAGGAAGTAAATGAAAAGATTAAAAATTTAGGTTATCAAATAGAGAATGTTGACTCTATAATTATTGCTCAGAGGCCTAAATTATTTCCTTACAAATTTCAGATGAGGAAGAATATAGCAAAAGTTCTTGAAATTCCTGTAGATAGAATATCTATAAAAGCTACAACTACAGAAAGACTTGGATTTGAAGGAAGAGGAGAAGGAATATCGGCACAATCTGTAGTTTTACTCCGGAAAATCTAAGAAGTGGAGGAAGAAATATGGAAATAGATATAATGGAAATTATGAAACTTATTCCCCATCGATATCCTTTTCTTCTTGTAGATAAAATTATTGAATTTGAACCAAAAAAGAGAATAGTTGGAATTAAGAACGTGACTATAAATGAACCGTATTTTCAAGGACACTTTCCTGGACATCCAATAATGCCAGGAGCTCTCCTTATTGAAGCAATGGCACAAGTAGGTTGCGTCTTAATGTTTAAATCTTTTGACATTACTCCAGAAGAATATGTTGTCTATTTCATGGGAATAGATAAAGCACGATTTAGAAAACCTGTAAGGCCGGGAGATACAGTAAGGTTTGTTCTTGAGCCTAAAACTATAAAGAAGAAACTTTCCAAGATGGTAGGTACAGCTTATGTTGGAGAAGATGTTGTATGCGAAGCTGAAATTATGGCAATGATAGCGAGGAAGTAATGGTTACTATTCATCCAACTGCTATTGTTGAAAGTGGTGCTGAACTAGATGAAGGAGTTGTTATAGGTGCTTTTTCTTATATCGGTAAACAGGTAAAAATAGGTAAAAACACTGTTATAAAACAAGGTGCTGTAATTGAAGGGGATACCTCTATA encodes:
- a CDS encoding response regulator, producing MKILYADDKKTWHILLEKVLKERGITVIHAYTLKEVLNKISQEKPDVIILDMTLQNGTALDVLSDAVKFGFPVLVIGYEQDGLNEEKLKSSGATEVLKKPFTVEELLSVLSEIKKKLPEFRKEEELEIVLPGEIIKASKLPLIEKEKEEEEEEEEEEIQIIPTDEMEVVPSVSEEIIELENEEDKISKHTQTEISKEEPLKEDVSASKSPNMDIDSERLKEILRPEIEKAIREIIWEVVPELAEKIIREEIEKLVRSRLV
- the ispF gene encoding 2-C-methyl-D-erythritol 2,4-cyclodiphosphate synthase, with translation MFRIGIGYDVHRLEEGYPLIIGGVKIPFEKGLKGHSDADVLVHAICDAILGAVALGDIGEHFPDSDEKYKGISSLILLKEVNEKIKNLGYQIENVDSIIIAQRPKLFPYKFQMRKNIAKVLEIPVDRISIKATTTERLGFEGRGEGISAQSVVLLRKI
- the fabZ gene encoding 3-hydroxyacyl-ACP dehydratase FabZ — protein: MEIDIMEIMKLIPHRYPFLLVDKIIEFEPKKRIVGIKNVTINEPYFQGHFPGHPIMPGALLIEAMAQVGCVLMFKSFDITPEEYVVYFMGIDKARFRKPVRPGDTVRFVLEPKTIKKKLSKMVGTAYVGEDVVCEAEIMAMIARK